CGGCGCGACCGCCCCGGCCGTCGGTCCCGACCCGGTCGACGCCGCCCGCCCGGCCGCCGCTGCCGACCTGGCACCGGCACCGCCGCCCGAGCTCGCCGCACTGCAGGAGCGGCTCTCCCTCGCGGCACGGCTCGGCGTGGCCAACCCGTACTTCGTCCCGCACGACGGGGCGCTCGGCGCCACCACCCGCATCGGCGGGACCGAGCTGGTGGACTTCTCCGGCTACGACTACCTGGGCCTGGCCACCCATCCCGCCGTGGTCGCCGCCGCCACCGACGCCCTTGCCCGCTACGGGACCTCCGTCTCGGCCAGCCGGGTCGCCTCGGGGGAACGGCCGCTGCACCGCGCCCTGGAGGAGGCCGTGGCGGCCTTCCTCGGTACGGAGGCCGCCCTGGCGATGGTGAGCGGACACGCCACGAACGTGGGGGTGCTCGGACACCTGCTGCGCCCCGGCGATCTGGCCCTGCACGACGCGCTGGCGCACGACAGCATCCTGCAGGGGATCCGCTTGTCGGGGGCACACCGCCGGCCCTTCCCGCACAACGACCTCGACGCGCTCGACCGGATGCTGGCCGACCTCGCACCGCGACACCGCCGCGTGGTGGTGGCCGTCGAGGGCGTCTACAGCATGGACGGTGACCTCCCCGACCTGCCCGCCCTGGTGGAGCTGCGCCGCCGGCACGGGTTTCTGCTCTACCTCGACGAGGCGCACAGCCTCGGGGTCCTGGGTGCGACGGGCCGCGGCGCCGGGGAGCACTGGGGGGTACGCCCGACCGACGTCGACATCTGGATGGGGACGCTGTCCAAGGCGCTGGCCAGCTGTGGGGGATACGTGGCCGGCGACGCGCAGCTCATCGAGTACCTGCGCTACACCACGCCGGGCTTCCTCTACAGCGTCGGTCTACCTCCGGCGTCCACCGCCGCGGCGCTCGCCGCGCTGCGTCAGCTTCGCGACGAGCCCGAGCGGGTGGCGCGGCTACGCGACAACGCGCGCCTGTTCCGACGGCTGGCAGTCCAGGCGGGATTGGACGTCGGCGTCGGGTCGGCGCCGGTCGTACCGGTCATCACCGGCGGATCGGCGGCGGCGCTGCTGCTGGCGGACCGGATGCGGCAGCGCGGCGTGAACGTCCAGCCCATCCTGTACCCCGCGGTCGAGGAGACCGCTGCCCGCCTGCGTTTCTTCATCAACGCGACGCACACGGAGGCGCAGATCGAATCGACAATCGAGGCGCTGGCGCAGGAGCATGGCCGGGCGGTGGGGGAGGCAGGCGGACATGGCCGTCGCACCCGAGGTTGACGGCGTCCCCGAGACGGCGTTGTGGACGTTGCATCATCGCGTGCTGGAGGCGAAACGGCCGGACGCGATGTTCGCTGATCCGCGTGCCGTCGACCTGGTCACGCGGATGGACTTTCCGTTCGCCGAGCGTTTCGGCGAGGGTTTCCGTACGCAGACTCAACTGCTCGCGCTGAGAGTCCGCTGCTTCGACATCGCCGTCTCCGAGTTCCTGGTCGACCACCCCGCAGGCACGGTGGTTGCCCTCGGTGAGGGGCTCGAGACCCAGTTCTGGCGCGTCGACAACGGGCTCGTCCGGTGGCTCACGGTCGACCTGCCTCCGTCGGCCCGGCTCCGGGAGCGGCTGTTGCCCCGGGGCGACCGCCAACGGCTGTATCTGGGCTCCGCCCTCGACCTGGGCTGGATGGACGAGGTCGACGACAGCGAGGCAGTCCTGATCACGGCGCAGGGGCTGCTCATGTACTTCCGGCCCGAGGACGTGCACCGCCTGCTGTCGGCCTGTGCGGAGAGGTTCCCCGGCGGCGTGCTGGTCCTCGACACGGTTGCCTACTGGATGGCCCGTGCGGTTCGTCGGGCCAGCACCAGGGCGGCAGGGTATCGCCCGCCGGAGATGCACTGGTGTCTCGACTCGGCGGACTGGCAGAGCCTTCGCCAACTGCATCCGAACATCGCGGAGGTTACCGAGGTGCGGTCTCGCGCCGGTCGGGGGCCGTTGGCCTGGCTACCACCCAACGTCCACCGCATTCCGCTTATCCGCGGTCGCCGCAGCGGCGTTGTACGCCTCCGGTTCGGACCGGAACCGGTGGCACCGTAACCCGACGTATCGCTGATCTTCGGCCGCTGGCGGCCGGGAAGGGCCGATCGGTGGGGTGACACCCCCGCCGGCCTCCGCGAGGGCTGGAGCCGGGTCGACCGATCGCAGCGCGAGACACTGGTCGACCTGTTCGCGTTGCCGAAGCTTCCTGCCTGCTCGTCATGATCAGAAGGTGTGAGCTAGTGAACACGCCCCGCGGCTCGCAGTGTTCCGTCCCGTCGCCGTGGCAGTGTCTCCGGCCGTGACGATCACGACGGCAGGTGCGCGATTCCTCGCGGCGTTCAACGACATCGAGAAGCACATCCGAGCCAGCCTGCGCGCGGACATCGGTGACGGGTTCGCGCAGCTGGCCCGGGAGTACGCCGACAAGAAGCGGCTGCCTAATCACCACAAGAGCGCCTTGCTGGCGTTTGCCGCGCTGCGTAACGCGATCAGCCACGAACGCTACTACGGCGGTCGACCGATCGCGGAGCCCGTCGAGGCAGTCGTGCAGGAGATCGAGCGGCTCCGGCGGCAGATTCTGCAACCACCGCTGGCGCTGGGCGTCCTTCCCGCCGGCGAGGTCTGCGTGGTGAGTCCGGACGACCCGATCGGCACCGCGCTGGACCATGTCCGGAACAAAGGCTACTCGCAACTGCCCGTGTACGACGGCGACAGCTACGCCGGCGTACTGACCACCAACGCCATCGCGCGGTGGCTCGCCGACCAGTTGACCAGGAACACAGGAATCGCCGAGGAAGAGCCGGTCAGCCACGTGCTGAAGTTTGCCGAGCCGGGCGAGGACGTCGTACTGGTGCCGCGGGCGATCACCGTGGTCGAGGCGATCGACCGGCTCAGTCGGGAGAGGCAGGCCGGCCACCTGAGCACCGCCCTCATCATCACTGAGAGCGGCCGGAGGACGGACAAGCCGCTGCGGCTGGTCACTCCCTACGACCTTCCGGCGCTCACTGCCGCCCTCGCCATCACCTGAGTCCTCAAGGTCAGGCGGTTGCGCCGCTTCGCCCGGTTTTCCCAGAGCCGACCCAGCGGCGTGCGGTCCTGGCCGGCGAGAGAGCCTGGCGAGCCCCGGCTGGCCGGCTGCCGATAGCGTGCGCTGGTGACCACTGAGCGACCGAGTAGGGACGACACACCGGCGACGGAGCAGCCCGCGCCACCCCGGCGGGAACGGAGCAGGTTTTCCGACTGGGGACCTGACTACGGCCCTGAGCTCCTCGACTACGAGGAGCCGCCGTACGACGATCCGGAACCCGAGAACGGCAGGCGCCACCGGGCCTCTTGAGGGGGTGACCGGCCGGGACCGGCACGGGCGCTGCTCCAGTCAAGCATGGGGGATACCGCACGGTCCTCGCGCCGCCTGCGCCGTGACGCATCAGACGATCCGTCGCGTTGACTGGCCGTTGCGCCGAGTACGATGATGATCATCAGGCCGCTAACCTGCGCAGCACGGGAGGTGGTCAGGTTGGCTCGGCGTTGGGACGTCTGGTTCGAGCAGGAGCATCTTGTCGTCCGGCGTAGGCGGTTGCTGCCGTGGCTGAAGGCGGACTTCAGGCACATTCCGCTCGCCACGGTCCTGGACATCGCAGCCGACCAGGCGAAGCGGCGCGCACAACTCACCGTTCGGGATCCCGTCGGCACCGCACCTGACCGAGGTCATCCCGGTCCGGTTCACGTCGGAGCAGTGGGAGCTCGCCGAATCGTTCGTGCGGGAACGGCAAGCGGCACCGGCCGAGCCGCCGCAACCCGGCGAGGAAACACCGACGGAAGGGTCGGGCGCGCCACGCCCGGCTGTCGGCGTTCCGCCACAGTCCAGGCGATGGGTGCAGCCGACCGCCGCTCTGCAAGCTCACCTTTCGACCAAGCAGGCCTCCACCACACACAGTGCCCCGCCGACAGCTCAGGTCATGCGGGCCGGCGACGGCAAGCGGCCGGTGTGGCTGTGGCTCCAGAACGGGAAGATTCACGCCTCACTCGTTCCGGTGGCCAACGCCTCGCCGCGCAAGCTGAGCCCCGCTGAGGTCGCCCACCTCCTGCTCGCTGACCCTTCCAGGGCGATGCCGGCCATCCGTGCGTTGAGCGGCGTAGCCGACAGCCAGCAGGCGCTGGCTCGCCTGCGCAGCTGGCGGCGGTCGGAGCGCGTCGTCGTTAACCTGAGCGCCTCCGACCTCGCCGGCCGGCGGGTCACCGAGGCCCTGCAGAAGCCCGGCCGGAGCAACCCGGACGGCAGCGTGCGAACCGTGTCCGGGGGCCTTCCCAGCATCAACAAGCGCCGCCGGTGAGTACGAGCCACGGAGACGCTGCCGGGCATGGGTAGCGATCCGGCTGCGCCGCCGCTGGCCCCGGCTCATTGCCGCAGCCAGCGGTGAGTGCGGCGAGAGAGCCGGGAGTCAGCCGGCGAGCGGGTTGAAGCTGCGGCCGTCGAGCACGTTGATGAGCTCGTCGTCGCGGGTGACCTCGTAGCCGCACTCGCGCAGCTCCGCCACCAGCTCGCTCTCGTGGTCGATTGGGATCTCAAGGAAGTCACCGTTGTGCGCGGTGAAGTGGCGCTTGCCGAACCGCTCCTGGAGGTCCTCGGGGAGCAGCTCGAACGCGCGCTCGGTGACCATCCGGGGCCAGTCGCCCTCGACGACCGTACCCAGCTCGTTGATGTCGAAGGGCTTGTCGTCGGCGTAGTCGTCGTCCTCCGGCTCGTAGCACTCGGGGCCGGCGGGGTTCCACAATTGGGTCATCTGTACCTGGCGGGCTTCTCCCCAGGTGCGGGCGGCGGCGAGAGCCTTGATTTCCTCGGCCTCCTCGGCGGCGGTGTTCGCGTCGGCGAAGGCGAGGCAGTCGTGCAGCTGCGCGTGGCCGTAGACCAGGCGCCGGGTGTTCGGGTGGTGCGTCGTCATGACGGACATCCTGCCCTAGGCGTACGACAACCAAGATCGGCATACGGCCGGGGGAGGATCCACCGGTCGGGCGACCGCTAGGCTGGCCCTTCCTGGCCT
This sequence is a window from Micromonospora sp. NBRC 110009. Protein-coding genes within it:
- a CDS encoding class I SAM-dependent methyltransferase: MAVAPEVDGVPETALWTLHHRVLEAKRPDAMFADPRAVDLVTRMDFPFAERFGEGFRTQTQLLALRVRCFDIAVSEFLVDHPAGTVVALGEGLETQFWRVDNGLVRWLTVDLPPSARLRERLLPRGDRQRLYLGSALDLGWMDEVDDSEAVLITAQGLLMYFRPEDVHRLLSACAERFPGGVLVLDTVAYWMARAVRRASTRAAGYRPPEMHWCLDSADWQSLRQLHPNIAEVTEVRSRAGRGPLAWLPPNVHRIPLIRGRRSGVVRLRFGPEPVAP
- a CDS encoding CBS domain-containing protein, which produces MTITTAGARFLAAFNDIEKHIRASLRADIGDGFAQLAREYADKKRLPNHHKSALLAFAALRNAISHERYYGGRPIAEPVEAVVQEIERLRRQILQPPLALGVLPAGEVCVVSPDDPIGTALDHVRNKGYSQLPVYDGDSYAGVLTTNAIARWLADQLTRNTGIAEEEPVSHVLKFAEPGEDVVLVPRAITVVEAIDRLSRERQAGHLSTALIITESGRRTDKPLRLVTPYDLPALTAALAIT